One Sander vitreus isolate 19-12246 chromosome 23, sanVit1, whole genome shotgun sequence DNA window includes the following coding sequences:
- the lin7a gene encoding protein lin-7 homolog A isoform X1, whose amino-acid sequence MATVVQPLSLDRDVARAIELLEKLQESGDVPGHKLQSLKKVLQSEFCTAIREVYQYMHETITVNGCPEYQARATAKATVAAFAASEGHSHPRVVELPKTEEGLGFNVMGGKEQNSPIYISRIIPGGTAERQGGLKRGDQLLSVNGVSVEGEHHEKAVELLKAAKDSVKLVVRYTPKVLEEMEARFEKLRTARRRQQQQILMQQQQQQQNVASQQNHMSLFQKKK is encoded by the exons TCTCTGGATCGAG ATGTTGCCAGGGCTATCGAGCTGCTGGAAAAGCTGCAGGAGTCAGGTGACGTGCCTGGTCACAAGCTCCAGTCTCTGAAGAAGGTCCTTCAGAGTGAGTTCTGCACAGCCATCAGAGAG GTGTACCAGTACATGCATGAAACCATCACAGTGAATGGCTGTCCAGAGTACCAGGCCAGGGCCACAGCTAAG GCCACAGTTGCAGCCTTCGCAGCCAGCGAAGGTCACTCCCACCCACGAGTGGTGGAGCTACCCAAGACCGAGGAAGGGTTGGGCTTCAACGTGATGGGCGGCAAGGAGCAGAACTCCCCTATCTACATCTCCCGCATCATCCCCGGAGGCACGGCCGAGAGGCAGGGCGGCCTAAAGCGAGGGGATCAGCTCCTGTCCGTCAATGGCGTG AGTGTGGAGGGTGAGCACCACGAGAAAGCGGTGGAGCTACTGAAGGCGGCCAAGGACAGTGTTAAGCTGGTGGTTCGCTACACCCCCAAAGTGCTGGAGGAGATGGAAGCTCGCTTTGAGAAGCTCCGTACGGCCCGGCgacgccagcagcagcagatcctcatgcagcagcagcaacagcagcagaacGTGGCCTCTCAGCAAAACCACATGTC
- the lin7a gene encoding protein lin-7 homolog A isoform X2 — MATVVQPLSLDRDVARAIELLEKLQESGDVPGHKLQSLKKVLQSEFCTAIREVYQYMHETITVNGCPEYQARATAKATVAAFAASEGHSHPRVVELPKTEEGLGFNVMGGKEQNSPIYISRIIPGGTAERQGGLKRGDQLLSVNGVSVEGEHHEKAVELLKAAKDSVKLVVRYTPKVLEEMEARFEKLRTARRRQQQQILMQQQQQQQNVASQQNHMS; from the exons TCTCTGGATCGAG ATGTTGCCAGGGCTATCGAGCTGCTGGAAAAGCTGCAGGAGTCAGGTGACGTGCCTGGTCACAAGCTCCAGTCTCTGAAGAAGGTCCTTCAGAGTGAGTTCTGCACAGCCATCAGAGAG GTGTACCAGTACATGCATGAAACCATCACAGTGAATGGCTGTCCAGAGTACCAGGCCAGGGCCACAGCTAAG GCCACAGTTGCAGCCTTCGCAGCCAGCGAAGGTCACTCCCACCCACGAGTGGTGGAGCTACCCAAGACCGAGGAAGGGTTGGGCTTCAACGTGATGGGCGGCAAGGAGCAGAACTCCCCTATCTACATCTCCCGCATCATCCCCGGAGGCACGGCCGAGAGGCAGGGCGGCCTAAAGCGAGGGGATCAGCTCCTGTCCGTCAATGGCGTG AGTGTGGAGGGTGAGCACCACGAGAAAGCGGTGGAGCTACTGAAGGCGGCCAAGGACAGTGTTAAGCTGGTGGTTCGCTACACCCCCAAAGTGCTGGAGGAGATGGAAGCTCGCTTTGAGAAGCTCCGTACGGCCCGGCgacgccagcagcagcagatcctcatgcagcagcagcaacagcagcagaacGTGGCCTCTCAGCAAAACCACATGTCGTAG